A stretch of DNA from Deltaproteobacteria bacterium:
AGTCCCTCCCTACCTTGATGACCCGGCACCGCCTGGAATCGCAAAAGGCGGAGAGCGTGTACCGGTATGGGGGTGCCAAGCTCGACCATCCGAAAACCCCGGCTTCGGAAAGGGATGAGAGGGGTTTGTCCCCGGCAGAGGAGCCGTCCCCCGATTCCTTCTCTTGAAGACCAACTTGGCCATCCAGGACAATCCACAGGTTGGAGGCTTCTTCCCCTGCCCCGAATAACTTCTCGCCCCGGCGGTATTCCACTTCTTCACAACAACCCTGAACGGCGGTCAAGCGCTCGTCGTCAAGGTCTTGGAAAAGGTCAACCTTTTCGAGGAAATCGAGACTGATCATGGGTTCCTCTCCTTTCGCTCACTGGGAGCGGCTTGGCTTTTCATCATATGGATCATCCGCACTGGTACGGCAGCCTTTAACAGGCCCGGAGGAGGGTCGCCGCCCCCGCACCGCATGGATGCCTGACTGTGCCGCACCGGTGCCCGTGTCTATCTCAAGAGCAAATCGGATTGGACTTGCCCCTCCAGGATATGGCGTCTAAAGACCCGGCGCATCTTCTCAGGGTCCATCTTCTGGTAAATGACCGGCTCTTCCCCTTCGATCTCGACCGTCACGTTTGGTTCCGTGTCACATCGGCCGATGCATCCCGCGCTTTCCACCTGAATATC
This window harbors:
- a CDS encoding cyclic nucleotide-binding domain-containing protein, producing MISLDFLEKVDLFQDLDDERLTAVQGCCEEVEYRRGEKLFGAGEEASNLWIVLDGQVGLQEKESGDGSSAGDKPLSSLSEAGVFGWSSLAPPYRYTLSAFCDSRRCRVIKVGRDCLTGLFEKDPELGYEVMKKLLSIIGQRFELLQEEVAKRRGEELMNRW